The following coding sequences are from one Nonlabens arenilitoris window:
- a CDS encoding TonB-dependent receptor, with amino-acid sequence MQINSLTHSLLVVLLFLTSLTTFAHTITGYVTDENGRPIKDLYILQKGTENHTHTNSQGFFSIENVDVNQILLLTHVGYESKEVVIKDLDLVLQIVMESTSVDLDAIVISNDVDVFNSLALLDLQVNPVNSSQEILQTVPGLFIGQHAGGGKAEQLFLRGFDIDHGTDVAIGVDGMPVNMVSHAHGQGYADLHFVIPETINSVDYGKGSYDASKGNFATAGHVNLNTKEFLQRNIVQTEIGDFNYQRLLTMFNVVDNANTSAYVASEYITFDGPFDSPQNFDRFNIFSKLNHRTETGNELSLTASHFTSEWDASGQIPQRAVDNGSIGRFGAIDDTEGGSTSRTNLNITYNFNLSDREQLKAQAYYTHYDFELFSNFTFFLEDPINGDQIKQQESRDMIGINAIYNKEYLIGNQKLNWYSGISLRNDRTDGSSLARTLNRRRTLEQIQLGDINETNSSLWTGLEFTTGNLNIDAGLRLEHFKFIYRDGLDDNFDTLSQNATALLPKLNFAYQVNSNWQFYLKNGIGLHSNDTRVVLQDEADEILPKSYGSDLGTVFKPSDRLVINTALWYLYLEQEFVYVGDAGIIEPSGKTERYGFDLGLNYQLTDYLFLDSNLNYAHARAIEEPSGEDYIPLAPEWTSTGGLSLKNYKGWNASLRYRYIADRAANEDNSIIAQGYFVNELNLNYDFSERLNVGFTIENLFDVEWNETQFATETRLQNETASVEEIHFTPGTPFFIKGRLVYSF; translated from the coding sequence ATGCAAATTAATTCTTTAACTCATTCACTTCTAGTTGTTTTATTATTTTTAACCAGTTTGACCACTTTTGCTCACACCATTACAGGTTATGTGACAGACGAGAATGGACGTCCTATTAAAGATTTATATATTCTTCAAAAAGGAACAGAAAATCATACACACACTAATAGTCAAGGGTTTTTCAGCATTGAAAATGTTGATGTTAATCAAATCCTGTTATTAACTCATGTAGGTTATGAGTCTAAGGAAGTAGTCATCAAAGATCTAGACCTAGTACTACAAATTGTTATGGAAAGCACTTCAGTTGATTTAGATGCTATTGTAATTAGTAATGATGTGGATGTATTTAATTCACTGGCATTACTAGATCTACAAGTCAACCCAGTAAACTCTTCACAAGAGATTTTACAAACGGTACCAGGTTTATTTATAGGCCAACATGCCGGTGGAGGAAAAGCAGAACAATTATTTCTAAGAGGTTTTGATATCGATCACGGTACTGATGTCGCTATAGGAGTGGATGGTATGCCCGTTAACATGGTATCACATGCCCATGGACAAGGATATGCAGATTTACATTTTGTAATTCCAGAAACAATTAATTCTGTAGATTATGGTAAAGGAAGTTATGATGCAAGTAAAGGTAATTTTGCAACTGCTGGTCATGTAAACTTAAATACTAAAGAGTTCTTACAACGTAACATCGTACAAACTGAAATAGGAGATTTTAACTATCAAAGACTATTGACGATGTTCAATGTAGTAGATAATGCAAACACAAGTGCTTATGTGGCTAGTGAGTATATCACCTTTGACGGACCATTTGATAGTCCGCAAAACTTTGATCGATTTAATATTTTTTCAAAACTTAATCATAGAACAGAAACTGGAAATGAATTAAGTCTAACAGCATCTCACTTCACAAGTGAATGGGATGCTAGTGGCCAGATTCCACAACGTGCAGTGGATAATGGATCGATAGGACGATTTGGTGCTATAGACGATACAGAAGGAGGAAGTACTTCAAGGACTAATTTAAATATCACTTATAATTTTAATTTAAGTGATAGAGAGCAACTTAAAGCGCAGGCATATTATACACATTATGACTTTGAATTGTTTTCTAATTTTACATTTTTCTTAGAAGATCCTATCAATGGAGATCAAATTAAACAGCAAGAAAGTAGAGATATGATAGGGATTAATGCGATCTATAATAAAGAGTACCTTATAGGAAATCAAAAGCTTAACTGGTATAGTGGTATTAGTTTACGTAATGATAGAACGGATGGAAGTTCACTAGCAAGAACATTAAATAGAAGAAGAACTTTAGAGCAAATACAATTAGGTGATATTAATGAGACTAATTCTTCTTTATGGACTGGTTTAGAATTTACGACTGGTAATTTAAATATAGATGCCGGATTAAGATTAGAGCATTTTAAGTTTATATATCGCGATGGGTTAGACGACAACTTTGATACACTATCGCAAAATGCAACGGCATTATTACCTAAATTAAATTTTGCTTATCAGGTTAACAGTAATTGGCAGTTTTATCTTAAAAATGGTATAGGCTTGCATAGTAATGATACAAGAGTGGTATTGCAAGACGAAGCTGATGAAATTTTACCTAAGTCATACGGATCTGATTTAGGGACTGTATTTAAACCTTCTGATCGCCTAGTTATTAATACGGCGTTATGGTACCTGTATTTAGAACAAGAATTTGTTTATGTAGGAGACGCCGGGATTATAGAGCCCAGTGGGAAGACTGAACGTTACGGCTTTGATTTAGGTTTAAATTATCAACTTACAGACTACCTATTTCTAGACTCAAACCTTAATTATGCGCATGCTAGAGCCATTGAAGAACCTTCAGGTGAAGATTATATCCCATTAGCTCCAGAATGGACCAGTACAGGTGGTTTAAGTCTTAAAAACTATAAAGGCTGGAATGCTTCATTAAGATACCGTTACATCGCAGATCGTGCTGCAAATGAGGATAACAGCATCATTGCTCAAGGTTATTTTGTAAATGAGCTTAATTTAAACTACGATTTTAGCGAGCGTTTAAATGTAGGTTTTACAATAGAAAATCTTTTTGATGTGGAATGGAATGAAACGCAATTTGCAACTGAAACTAGATTACAAAACGAAACAGCATCTGTTGAAGAAATTCATTTTACACCAGGAACACCGTTTTTCATCAAAGGTAGACTAGTTTATTCTTTTTAA